GCCGTGATCCTGCGCGCACAGGCCTACCGCACCTCGCCCGGGCTGGTGGGCAACGGCCTGTTCTGGCTGGTCGGCGCGCTGAGCGTCTTGACCGCCTGGATGCTGATCGGCACCTGGCGCCACACCCGCCGCCGCCTGCAGGCGCAGCAGGCGCTGATCGCCGAGACCAACTTCCGGCGCGCGATGGAAAACTCGATGCTCACCGGCATGCGGGTGCTCGACCTGGACGGACGCATCACCTACGTGAACGCCGCCTTCTGCGCCATGACCGGCTGGAGCGAATCCGAACTCGTGGGGCAGAAGCCGCCCTTCCCGTACTGGCTCGAATCCGACCGGGAGGTGATGAACGAGCGGCTCGAAGAGGAACTGCATGGCCGTGCGCTGCCCGGCGGCTTCCAGGTGCGGGTCAAGCGCAAGAACACCAGCGTCTTCAACGCCCGGCTGTATGTGTCGCCGTTGATCGATGCGCGCGGCCACCAGACCGGCTGGATGACCTCGATGACCGACATCACCGAGCCCACGCGCATCCGCGAGCAGCTGTCGGCGTCGTACGAGCGCTTCACGACCGTGCTGGAGGCGCTCGACGCCGCGGTGTCGGTGGCGCCCATCGGCAGCGAGGAGCTGCTGTTCGCCAACAAGCTGTACCGGCTGTGGTTCGGCTCCGACACGGTCGGCCACCTGGCCATGGTGGCGCAGGCCGGCGTGCCGGCCTCGGCCGCACACGACGATGCGCTCGACGACGTCGACCCCTTCGCCGGCCTGCCGATCGACACGCTCACCACGGCGCAACCGGCCAACAACGAGATCTTCGTGCCCGAGCTGGGCAAGTGGCTGGAGGTGCGTTCGCGCTACCTCACCTGGGTCGACGGTCGGCTGGCCCAGCTGGTGATCGCCACCGACATCACGCCGCGCCGCGACGCCGAAGAACAGGCCGCCGCGCAGGCCGACCGGGCGCAGGCCGCGAGCCGGCTGATCACGATGGGCGAGATGGCCTCGAGCGTCGCGCACGAGCTCAACCAGCCGCTCACCGCCATCAGCAACTACTGCAACGGCATGATGTCCCGCATCAAGGGCCAGCAGATCGACTCCGACGCCCTGCTCGCCGCCCTGGAGAAGACTGCCAAGCAGGCGCAGCGGGCCGGCCAGATCATCCAGCGCATCCGCTCCTTCGTGAAGCGCAGCGAGCCGAACCGCACCCCGGCCGACGTGGCGACCATGGTCGGCGAGGCGGTCGAGCTGGCCGGCATCGAACTGCGCCGACGCAACGTGCGCCTGAACCACTACGTGGCGGCACGGCTGCCCATCGTGCTGGTCGACCCCATCCTCATCGAGCAGGTGCTGGTGAACCTGCTGAAGAACGCGGCCGAATCGATCGACCTGGCCGAACGCCCGCTGGCGCGGCGCAGCGTGGAGTTGCGCGTGCTGCCCAAGGTCATCGAAAGCCAGAACGCCATCGAGTTTTCCGTGCAGGACACCGGCATGGGCCTGGCACCGGAAGTGATGGACCGCCTCTACGAAGCCTTCTTCTCCACCAAGGCCGAAGGCATGGGCATCGGGCTGAACCTCTGCCGCACCATCGTGGAGTCGCACCGTGGCCGCATGCAGGCCGAGAACATCTACAATGGTTCGGATGTGGTCGGATGCCGTTTTTCCTTCTGGATTCCGGTGCTGGACGCTAGCAGTTCCGTAGCAAACGACGAGGCAAAGGTACCCGCATGAGCTTGATTCCAAAGAAGGGCACGGTCTATGTCGTCGACGATGACGAGGCCGTGCGCGACTCCCTGCAGTGGCTGCTCGAAGGCAAGGACTACCGGGTCCGCTGCTTCGATTCCGCCGAATCCTTTCTCTCCCGCTACGACCCCCGCGAGGTCGCCTGCCTGATCGTCGACATCCGCATGGGCGGCATGTCGGGCATCGAGCTGCAGGACCGGCTGATCGAGCGCCGCTCGCCGCTGCCGATCGTGGTCATCACCGGCCACGGCGACGTGCCGATGGCGGTCGACTCGATGAAGAAGGGTGCGATGGATTTCATCCAGAAGCCGTTCAACGAGGACGAGCTCGTCACCCTGGTCGAGCGCATGCTCGAGCACGCGCGTGGCGCCTTCGCGCAGCACCAGCAGTCGGCCAGCCGCGACGCGCTGCTGTCCAAGCTCACCGGCCGCGAGGCGCAGGTGCTCGAGCGCATCGTCGCCGGCCGGCTCAACAAGCAGATCGCCGACGACCTGGGCATCAGCATCAAGACGGTCGAGGCGCACCGCGCCAACATCATGGAAAAGCTCAACGCCAACACCGTGGCCGATCTGCTGAAGATCGCGCTCGGCCAGGCCCAGCCGACGGCGAAGGCCTCCTGAATCGCTATCGGCCAGATAGCCAGAAAGTCCCCCGACGCCTGCGCAAGCGGGCGTTTCTACTTGGAAAATCGAAAACACGATGACAGCCCAACTGATCGACGGCAACGCCCTCTCCCGCACCCTGCGCGCCGACGTCGCCGCGCGTGCCGCCGCACTCAAGGCGCGCGGTGTGACGCCCGGCCTGGCCGTGGTGCTGGTCGGCGAGAACCCCGCCAGCCAGGTCTACGTGCGCAACAAGGTCAAGGCCTGCGAAGACAACGGCCTGCACTCGCTGCTCGAGAAATACCCGGCCGACCTGAGCGAAGCGGAGCTGCTGGCCCGCGTCGACGCCCTCAACGAGGACCCCGCCATCCACGGCATCCTGGTGCAGCTGCCGCTGCCGCCGCACATCGATGCACAGAAGGTCATCGAGGCGATCTCCCCCGAGAAGGACGTCGACGGCTTCCATGTTGCGAGCGCAGGCGCGCTGATGACCGGCGCGCCCGGCTTCTGGCCCTGCACGCCGTACGGCTGCATGAAGATGCTCGAATCGATCGGCTACGAGCTGCGCGGCAAGCACGCCGTGGTCATCGGCCGCAGCAACATCGTCGGCAAGCCGATGGCGCTGATGCTGCTGGCCCAGAGCGCGACCGTCACCATCTGCCACAGCGCCACGGCCGATCTGGGCGCCATGACGCGGCAAGCCGACGTGATCGTCGCGGCCGTCGGCAAGCGCAACGTGTTGACCGCCGACATGGTCAAGCCCGGCGCGGTGGTCATCGACGTCGGCATGAACCGGAACGACGAAGGCAAGCTCTGCGGCGACGTCGACTTCGACGGCGTGAAGGAAGTCGCCGGGTGGATCACGCCGGTGCCCGGCGGCGTCGGCCCGATGACCATCACCATGCTGCTCGTCAACACGCTCGAAGCCGCCGAACGCATCGCCCACTGACTTGAACTTACGCCCCACGGCGCCAGATGGAAACCATGACCAATCCGCTCCTCGACTTCACCGATCTCCCGCTGTTCGACCAGATCAAGCCGGAGCACGTCGCGCCGGCCGTCGACACCCTGCTGGCCGACGCCGAGGCGGCGCTGCAGACCGTCACCGCACCGGACTTCCCGGCGGACTGGATCGCGATCTCGAAGGTGCTGGACGTGTCCTCCGAGCGCTTCAGCCGGGCCTGGGGCGCGGTTGGCCATCTGAATGCCGTGGCCGACACGCCCGAGCTGCGCGCGGCCTACAACGACGCCATGCCGCGCGTCACCGCCTTCTGGACCCGCCTCGGTTCCGACGAGCGGCTGTATGCCAAGTACAAGGCCATCGACCCCGCCACGCTGAACGCCGAGCAGAAGCAGGCGCACCGCAACGCGATCCGCAACTTCGTGCTGGGCGGCGCCGAGCTGCAGGGCGATGCCAAGGCGCGTTTCGCGGTCATCCAGGAACGCCAGGCCGAGCTGAGCCAGAAGTTCAGCGAGAACGCCCTGGACGCCACCGATGCCTTCGCCTACTACGCCGAAGCGAGTGAGCTCGAAGGCCTGCCGGAAGACGTGATCGGCGCCGCGCGCGCCGGGGCCGAGGCGGATGGCAAGCCCGGCTACAAGCTCACCCTGAAGATGCCCTGCTACCTGCCGGTGATGCAGTTCGCCAAAAGCAGCGCGCTGCGCGAGACGCTCTACCGCGCCTACGCCACCCGCGCCAGCGAGTTCGGCGACCCGGCCTTCGACAACACCGCGCTCATCACCGAGATCCTGGCGCTGCGCCAGGAAGAGGCGAAGCTGCTGGGCTACCGCAACTTCGGTGAACTGTCGGTCGTGCCGAAGATGGCCGATTCCCCCGAGCAGGTCGTGAAGTTCCTGCGCGACCTGGGCACCCGCGCCAAGCCTTTCGGCGAGCGCGACCTGGCCGACCTGCGCGCCTTCGCCACCGAGCAACTCGGCCTCGCCGACCCGCAACCGTGGGACTGGACCTTCGTCGGCGAGAAGCTCAAGGAAGCGCGCTACGCCTTCAGTGAGCAGGACGTGAAGCAGTACTTCCCGGCGCCCAAGGTGATGGCCGGCCTCTTCAAGATCGTGGAGACGCTGTTCGAAGTGACCATCCGCCGCGACTTCGCACCGGTGTGGCACCCGACGGTCGAGTTCTATCGCATCGAACGCGGCGACCAGCGCGTGGGCCAGTTCTACCTCGACCCCTCCGCCCGCGCCGCCAAGCGCGGCGGCGCCTGGATGGACGACGTGCGTGCCCGCTGGCTGCGGCCCGACACCGGCACGCTGCAAACGCCGGTCGCGCAGCTGGTCTGCAACTTCGCCG
The sequence above is drawn from the Variovorax sp. J2L1-78 genome and encodes:
- the folD gene encoding bifunctional methylenetetrahydrofolate dehydrogenase/methenyltetrahydrofolate cyclohydrolase FolD, producing MTAQLIDGNALSRTLRADVAARAAALKARGVTPGLAVVLVGENPASQVYVRNKVKACEDNGLHSLLEKYPADLSEAELLARVDALNEDPAIHGILVQLPLPPHIDAQKVIEAISPEKDVDGFHVASAGALMTGAPGFWPCTPYGCMKMLESIGYELRGKHAVVIGRSNIVGKPMALMLLAQSATVTICHSATADLGAMTRQADVIVAAVGKRNVLTADMVKPGAVVIDVGMNRNDEGKLCGDVDFDGVKEVAGWITPVPGGVGPMTITMLLVNTLEAAERIAH
- a CDS encoding M3 family metallopeptidase, whose protein sequence is METMTNPLLDFTDLPLFDQIKPEHVAPAVDTLLADAEAALQTVTAPDFPADWIAISKVLDVSSERFSRAWGAVGHLNAVADTPELRAAYNDAMPRVTAFWTRLGSDERLYAKYKAIDPATLNAEQKQAHRNAIRNFVLGGAELQGDAKARFAVIQERQAELSQKFSENALDATDAFAYYAEASELEGLPEDVIGAARAGAEADGKPGYKLTLKMPCYLPVMQFAKSSALRETLYRAYATRASEFGDPAFDNTALITEILALRQEEAKLLGYRNFGELSVVPKMADSPEQVVKFLRDLGTRAKPFGERDLADLRAFATEQLGLADPQPWDWTFVGEKLKEARYAFSEQDVKQYFPAPKVMAGLFKIVETLFEVTIRRDFAPVWHPTVEFYRIERGDQRVGQFYLDPSARAAKRGGAWMDDVRARWLRPDTGTLQTPVAQLVCNFAEGVDGKPPLLTHDDVTTLFHEFGHGLHHMLTQINERDVSGISGVEWDAVELPSQFMENFCWEWDVLQHMTAHVDTGLPLPRELFDKMTAAKNFQSGLQTLRQIEFSLFDMLLHTEFDAAKAQPGGVMALLGQVRSEVAVMPSPAFSRTPNTFSHIFSGGYAAGYYSYKWAEVLSADAYAAFEETAQPNGEPSIETGRKYRQAILEAGGSRTAMESFKAFRGREPQLDALLRHQGMAEAQPA
- a CDS encoding PAS domain S-box protein, whose protein sequence is MPFFSPLAAARSAVKASPLAWWRRWWRRQTPVLQDSVAMLVPLAAVILFLAAIVCAFWYLRAEEIEREQESVKRDVEYAQQRLRLRLLERQEQLMRLARDASNREIDAAEFGSRAESLVSQYPELQAISWIDDRRRFKANYAAPSVHPAQQHVLDDVLRPGDIESNYALARELRQPVFSQPVTGGDPVAMLQLHIPLFDQGLFAGVVLGEFSIDSLLRYGVPPEVSARYAVALLDAKGGVLAGNTVNPRADGTRLLPWVEHTNEYEVPVSPIGNAVILRAQAYRTSPGLVGNGLFWLVGALSVLTAWMLIGTWRHTRRRLQAQQALIAETNFRRAMENSMLTGMRVLDLDGRITYVNAAFCAMTGWSESELVGQKPPFPYWLESDREVMNERLEEELHGRALPGGFQVRVKRKNTSVFNARLYVSPLIDARGHQTGWMTSMTDITEPTRIREQLSASYERFTTVLEALDAAVSVAPIGSEELLFANKLYRLWFGSDTVGHLAMVAQAGVPASAAHDDALDDVDPFAGLPIDTLTTAQPANNEIFVPELGKWLEVRSRYLTWVDGRLAQLVIATDITPRRDAEEQAAAQADRAQAASRLITMGEMASSVAHELNQPLTAISNYCNGMMSRIKGQQIDSDALLAALEKTAKQAQRAGQIIQRIRSFVKRSEPNRTPADVATMVGEAVELAGIELRRRNVRLNHYVAARLPIVLVDPILIEQVLVNLLKNAAESIDLAERPLARRSVELRVLPKVIESQNAIEFSVQDTGMGLAPEVMDRLYEAFFSTKAEGMGIGLNLCRTIVESHRGRMQAENIYNGSDVVGCRFSFWIPVLDASSSVANDEAKVPA
- a CDS encoding response regulator transcription factor, with translation MSLIPKKGTVYVVDDDEAVRDSLQWLLEGKDYRVRCFDSAESFLSRYDPREVACLIVDIRMGGMSGIELQDRLIERRSPLPIVVITGHGDVPMAVDSMKKGAMDFIQKPFNEDELVTLVERMLEHARGAFAQHQQSASRDALLSKLTGREAQVLERIVAGRLNKQIADDLGISIKTVEAHRANIMEKLNANTVADLLKIALGQAQPTAKAS